Proteins encoded by one window of Electrophorus electricus isolate fEleEle1 chromosome 17, fEleEle1.pri, whole genome shotgun sequence:
- the LOC113589048 gene encoding trace amine-associated receptor 13c-like, producing MNITEYQQNISVQYCFPDNNSCRKEVRAGPGNLFLFSFLSCISVCTVFLNLFVILSISHFKQLHTPTNLLILSLAVADLLMGLVVMPVNTMQLRDSCWYLGKLACTLFLVINCISSSASLCNMVFIAVDTYIAVNDPLLYSTKVTVCKMSLFIILGWSCSLLYVLIYLYFNDHLLLSQIMSRCHGECILIIKSSIMTIDLVISFLCPCSVIFTLYSIIFTLARRHAKAVRSVLNSTSNRHRDKVSKSSNSKAAKTLGIIVFVYLALWILFSLCSLSAENMTSLSLLWTVLTWLISINSSVNPLIYAIFYPWFRASAKYIVTCRLFNLSSSTFHSFSEHI from the coding sequence ATGAATATCACAGAGTATCAGCAAAACATATCAGTTCAGTACTGCTTTCCCGACAACAACTCATGCAGAAAGGAGGTTCGAGCAGGCCCAGGAAatctatttttgtttagttttctgtctTGTATCTCTGTATGCACTGTATTTTTGAACTTATTTGTCATCTTATCTATctctcacttcaagcagctccataCTCCAACCAACctactcatcctctctctggctgtggccGATCTTCTCATGGGACTTGTTGTTATGCCTGTGAATACGATGCAACTAAGAGACAGCTGTTGGTATCTTGGTAAATTGGCATGTACACTTTTTCTAGTCATCAATTGTATCTCATCTTCAGCATCTTTGTGCAATATGGTTTTCATTGCTGTTGATACGTACATTGCAGTCAATGACCCTCTGCTATATTCCACTAAAGTTACagtttgtaaaatgtctttattcataATTCTAGGCTGGTCTTGTTCTCTCTTGTATGTCCTCATCTATTTGTACTTTAATGACCATCTCCTTCTGTCACAGATCATGAGCAGATGCCATGGAGAGTGCATTTTAATCATAAAATCTTCTATAATGACCATTGATCTTGTGATTTCATTTCTATGCCCATGTTCAGTTATATTCACCTTgtattcaatcatttttactttggcaAGACGTCACGCTAAAGCTGTGAGATCTGTGTTGAATTCtacctcaaacagacacagagacaaagttTCTAAGTCTTCTAattctaaagcagcaaaaacactgggcatcattgtttttgtttatcttgcTCTCTGGATACTTTTTAGTCTATGTTCTCTGTCTGCTGAAAACATGACATCTTTGTCACTGTTGTGGACTGTTCTTACCTGGCTTATATCCATCAATTCCTCTGTCAATCCtttaatatatgctatattttatccatggtttagagCATCAGCTAAGTACATTGTGACTTGTAGACTGTTTAATTTATCATCTTCAACATTCCATTCGTTTTCAGAGCatatttaa